GCGCAGGTTTAAGGAGCTTTATCAGAAGAACAGGAATATCACATTGCATGAAGTGAAAGAGAACCTGGAGTTGCGTGATTATATCGATGCCAACAGGGAAGTAAGCCCTCTCCGGAAGGCAGAAGATGCTATTGTGCTGGATAACAGCCAGTTAACAACAGAAGAGCAGCTGCAACTGGTGATGCAGTGGGTAGAAGACGCAATCATGGCACATTCTTCCTGATTTTTTTTGCATTATAAAAAAAGTTATTACCTTTGGAACATCAGGGCGTTTTACCCCTGAACAAGTAATAATACCTCATCCTCAGAAATTCCTGAAAATTTAATGGTCTTGGCCCTGATTTCCGTTTACGGAACGTGAGTGATACATGCCAATATATCTTGGACCGACTAGAGACACATACCTGGAAAAGAACCTGAACTTTGTTGCCATCATTTGTAAAATGATAGAAGTTACCGGATAACGCTTTGCGGATCCCGTAACTTGTTATCGCAGCAAAGCGGTTCGCGTGACTGTCCAAATAATAAAGGCTTTTCGGCCATATCCGGAATGTATCCAGCAAAAGACCAGCTATTAACCGTCTATAAACGAACTACTATATAAATCAACAGCTTGTTCCTCAGGGAATTAGCTGCTTTTAAAACTAAATGTGGAATGCAGTCGCAAGACGGCTGGGTTTCATATTTTCAGTAGGTGTATTCGGTTAATAGGAAAGGGGCGAATTCTTTCGCCCCTTCGCTTTTCATCCTCCATGGCCCGTTTTAATGAATAATCATTTAAAATTTCTACCTTGTGGGCACTGTTTCACCCTTTTACCATGTCTTTTAAAGGTCTCATTTTCATTGTGATCCTTCTCTCCGGCATGTGGATGCATGCATCCGCACAGGATTCCACATTGGTATTCAGAACGCTGGATTCCGTATTGTCCATGCGGGACGATACCGTGAAAGTCAACCGGCTCATGGCAAAGTCCAGGAACTTTTTCAGGTATTTCGACCGGCAGGGGCTGGAAAATCCCTTCCTCGGGGAAGCCATCGCTATATCCCACAAGATCCGTTACAGCAAAGGCTTGTCGGAAGCCTACAACGAACTCGGAACGGCCAAACGCAACAAATCCCAGTACATTCTTGCGGCAGATTACCACGAAAGGGCGCTCCGTTATGCGGAAGAGATACAGAACGACCGGCTCATGGCCATTTCCCTCAATAATATGGGCGTCGATTACCGCCGCCGGGATATGCTGCAGAAAGCCTTCGAGGTCCATTTCCGGGCACTGAAGACCGCCGAAAAGATCAACGACATCCGCAATATCACCATCGCCATCAATTCCATCGGCAACATCCAGCTGTCAGCCGGCAAATACGAAGACGCCATCGAAGAGTTTACCAAAAGCCTGAAACTGGAACAGGAAAGCAATAATGACCTGGGCGTGGCCATCAACCTCGGCAATCTCGGTTTTGCCTACGAGGGCCTCGGGCAGCTGGACAAAGCCATCGAATATTATAATAATTCCCTCGCGGTGAACCAGAAGATCGGGGACAACAAAGGCATCGCCATCTGTTATACCTGCCTTGGCACCGCTTACCAGAAGAAAAAAAATTACCCCCTGGCCATGCAGTACCTGCAAAAAGCGCTGGAGGCCAACGATAACAACCGGGTGGCGGACAAGATCCACCTGGCGGAGAGCTACCTGGCTATCGGGAGATTGCTGAATGAGGAAGGGAAACTGGAAGAAGGGCGCAAATATGTCCGCCAGTCCATCGACCTTGGCAAAAGCTGGGGCTTCAAATCCATTCTGCAGGAGGCCTACAAGGCCATGGGAGAGAACTTTCACCGTGCAGGCATGTACGACAGTTCTATCAGCAGTACAAATATCTCCCTGCTGTACAAGGATAGCCTGCTGGATGAAAAATCCATCACAGAATTCGCCCAGATGCAGGCCATGTACGATGTGCATCAGAAAGACAATCAGATCAAGCTTTTGCAACAGGAGCATGATATCAACCAGTTGCGTATCCGCCGCAACCTGGCGCTGGCCATTGCGCTGGCGGGTTTTCTTTTCATGCTGATCGTCGGCGGTTTCTTTTATATCCGCCACCGCAACCTGCAGGCCAACCGGCAAACGCTGCAGCTGGAACTGCGCTCCCTGCGCTCGCAGATGAACCCGCATTTTATTTTCAATTCGCTCAGCTCCATCCACCGTTATATCTGGAGCAATAACCAGGAAGAAGCCTCCGATTACCTGACC
This genomic stretch from Chitinophaga sp. XS-30 harbors:
- a CDS encoding tetratricopeptide repeat protein yields the protein MSFKGLIFIVILLSGMWMHASAQDSTLVFRTLDSVLSMRDDTVKVNRLMAKSRNFFRYFDRQGLENPFLGEAIAISHKIRYSKGLSEAYNELGTAKRNKSQYILAADYHERALRYAEEIQNDRLMAISLNNMGVDYRRRDMLQKAFEVHFRALKTAEKINDIRNITIAINSIGNIQLSAGKYEDAIEEFTKSLKLEQESNNDLGVAINLGNLGFAYEGLGQLDKAIEYYNNSLAVNQKIGDNKGIAICYTCLGTAYQKKKNYPLAMQYLQKALEANDNNRVADKIHLAESYLAIGRLLNEEGKLEEGRKYVRQSIDLGKSWGFKSILQEAYKAMGENFHRAGMYDSSISSTNISLLYKDSLLDEKSITEFAQMQAMYDVHQKDNQIKLLQQEHDINQLRIRRNLALAIALAGFLFMLIVGGFFYIRHRNLQANRQTLQLELRSLRSQMNPHFIFNSLSSIHRYIWSNNQEEASDYLTKFSKLMRMILDNSQHTFIPLNKELESLRLYLDLEVLRCNNIFDYRIQLADDINDEEVLIPPMIIQPYVENAIWHGLVHRKEKKGRLDIAVSLNGRVLEVTVTDNGIGRKMAMEIKEKKDRTHHSMGMKVTEGRIALIRKINNTKDANVEVRDLEDQVGQAAGTQVRIILPAEFLF